The sequence actaGAAAAGTTACCAAGCAATAAAAGCAACATGATCTTGAGAAACTGAAGTTCAAAAGTTTACCTGCAGCTCCTTTACAATCATGAAACATAACAGCCTGTCTAAACCGTTGAGACCAAAGGTACCTAAAGTGTCTTGGATCTCTGAAAAGAGGCGACTATTGGTTACTTCCTGATGAGTTTTGATATCATACCAGGTGTTCATTTGGTCAATATAACACGTGATTctaaggaaaaattaaacagagaAATAACGTATTTCAGAATAAGCTGCAGACGGTTTTTGTGATAAGAGTAATGAGTCATCTTGTTCTGGAAGACATTAGAAAGTCTCTCTGCAAGGGCTCATGCACAGTTTTGCTTTGTATACTCAAGTTGGAATTTTCTAAgctaacatttaaaatatacaggGCAGATTGGGTAAGTTTGGTTTTAGATAAAGATGATGATATGGCAGTTGAAGGAAAGCTATTATATAGTTCATTTGCATATAGTGGTAGTGGTCCAATTCAATGCATGGAGCTAGTAATATGGCTTGTGATGTACAGTACTTACTTTGGGTCTGTGATCCTCAGGATTTCTCTACAGAGCCGACCAATAAATGTTACAGACTCATCTACAGGGGTGAATTTTGGTATAGGAATATGAGTAGATTGGTATATGCTTTGCCAGTCTTGaatctgaaaaataagtttgaGTTTTTGCAGCGTTAACATTGCACATTTTTAATCTGCCCTATGAATTCTATTGATTTTGTTTAAGTTAAAGGAGTATAGTGTAAAACAATATAGTAATTATACAATGCAGGGTactaaaaccaaccaaccaaccaaccaaaaacaacaaaagaaaaaccataaaaaagcagagaacaggTCTTAGGACAAAGGCAAGGAAAACCTAAGTGTGGAGGTTGAGAGAACTACCTCCACTCCTGCTCAGAATTCCATCTGGtcctttctgcaggaaaacTGTCTACCATTTTGTTTCCCAAATGTAAATGTATTCCTTCCACTGCTTGGGAAATATCACAAAAGAGCTGGTAACTACTGCAGTCTTCCTAAGCCTGCACACAGATAGCTAACCATAGATATAGAGAAGACTACTGGGATTCATtagttattttctattttctttgagaaagagaagaaggataTTGCTCACTGGCAAAAGACACTAAAATATTCTGGTTGGGGTTCTTTGCTCTTATGTACAACCAATGCAGGGGGGATGCTGAAATCGTTCAGAAAAAGCTGAGGCCAGATGTTTTTCAGAGCTGAGGCCAGATTTAGTTGAAGACACAACTCTATGGACCGTGCATGATTCATTACATGTTCCATCACTCACAAGCATGAACGTCCCAACATAAAAGCATTTATCatcttttttgttcatttttggttttgaccAGCACCTTTGTTCTTAAGAAGTTATTGCACTCTTGTTCCACATTGTAGTTGATAATACGAGACACTTCCTCTTGCCAAATTTTTAAACCATATATGTTGACATAATCCTGGATATATTCAAATGATCGATGGAATCCATCCATTGTTGCTGCCATATCTTTCAATTTAGGCATCAGTTCGCTTGGCtacagaggggaagaaagaaaaagaaaaacagaactgtgaGCAGGCAGAATACAAGCTAAATGTATAGGCTTCTAAATGCCTTTTTACACAACAATCTCTCCAGGATTTCACTATATTCcttacagaactgaaaaaaaacactgggaGATGCATTACAGGTTGTTTAATATCTTAAGTGATTcttcttgtaaaatatttttttcttcctgtttctaattttttttctaggcttCAATAATACTATTGATTGATCTGGGACAGAGGCTTAACAATctggacagaaataaaacaaagagtCGTAATCCttattctactttttctttttctttttaacctgaCTTGTATAGATTATCACGTGTTGCCATGAATCATCACAAAGACAACTGTGAACTCAGCATTCACAGGACACTTGGAACAGAATACAAATAGGTTTTTGAATTCTGTGCACTCTTACCAGTTTATAAACTCATTGCAACATCAAATAAGATTGAGAATAAcctttaagaaaatgtattttacacaaAGGAAACCTGTACAGAAAATTAAGTATTATTTTCTAGAAAGTAGTACAATAAAAGAAGCGTCAGCAAAACTGAGatacataaaaaaatcaaaacaaatcaaGCTGTTACACACCTTGGCTCTAGGATTAAAGATGAGTCCCTTGTGAAGAGCAAGAGCTACCCGTTTTACTAGCTCCTTCCTTATTCCATCTTCTAGTAACTGTTTTGGGTCCACCTAagtagaagaaatatttttttttcctgaaaattggAAGTGtatcaaaaatatgaaaagatttCAGGTTTACCAAGAAGTAcgttaaatacttattttctgatAGGAAAGCAATGCTAACACATCCACTCTCCCACCAGTTACTTGTCCAGaagattaatatttatatacttcTACTAGATAATAAATCATTCCTTTAAGTTGAATGGCAAAGGTCTGTTCCCATATTCAAGCTTTGATAACGATCCATTAAGAATGTTGTACAACTATAAAAAGCCAGAATACATTAAGAAGTATATATTGCTTCAAGAATGCTTGCTTCCGAAGTCCTGAAATAGGAATCTTAATGTAGGTAGAGCAGCCTTTGCCAGTGGAAGaaacagctcttcagaaacGCTTGCAGTCATTTttctaataggaaaaaaaatgtgtcaatTAAGGTTGAGGAACCTATGCACAATGAGAACTGTGGGTTCTTAATGACCTTAAATAACACAGTTCATACCTAGATGCCATATCAGGCATCTCTGTTTGAAAACTAGTCTGcaagctcatttttttcttgtctttttgtcttctggGTCTTGCTTATTGTGCTGAAATAGCTGTGCTTAAGTGCTAATTGCCACCAAATGACTACTGAAATAATGGAACGTTACCTTGATGATACCAACTAAAGTAGTTTTCATCATGAGGATACCTTCAGTGAAAATTGAAATTGCGTGGGTTAGCTTGGCAACCTTTAATAGAAAAAGAGGATACAATTTATTCAAGTGATTCAACAGATTCAGATAATCAAGCTAGAAAGATAAACATCTTCTCCAGTGGTAGTTTCCTGTCGCAGAATAATGCACTGATGTACTTTCAATTTCACATCTTGTTCTAAGCTTACTTATATAGTACACTAATAATCTATCTTCTGATTAGATCGATACAGATATGTTACCAGCAGGAAAGAATAGTATTTCCCAGCAGCTTTATAAAGATGAGAGAAAAGACCGGGCTGGCTATATCACATGAATACAAAACATCATAGATAAAACTATGTACACATTAGTAAGCACATTAGTAGCTTTGAGCAGGCAAGGGGCACGGCTTGAAGTAGTTATTCTGCAACAAAGCCCGCTGCCAGCAAAGAGACCACTTCACCCTTTCCACTGACAAAATACAGAAGCACATTCACTTAGTATTAAATTATTAGGTAGGAATCCTTTTGCTCAGAGTTCAGACAAGCCAGTCTTTTGCCTTTAAGACGTTTACTATAGAGAATAGAAACAACACAGTTCAGACTTACAGTTCCACAGAAATCACAAGTAAGAAGTcacccttctccttcctcaaaATTAAAGGAATGTTACTGAATACTGCCTCCTCTTCTATCCTTGCCCCCCACTCACTCCCAAATAAGCTATCCTTACAAAGTTTAATGGGAAAGCCTAAGCTAGTATTCAGGTTTGAATGTCAGCTTCGTTAGAGATCTCAACCTGGTTGTTTAAAACTCATAACACTTTCGCAaaaactggtgaaaaaaaagatggcatCCTTACTGGTATTTGGGGAACTAAaatatttaggggaaaaagtttatttgaggggaaaaaattacaggtttactcattttttttgctcctcaatcttctgtgaaatataaaaccaaatatttttttatgtttactCACTCTTCCAAACCGGTAACAGTGCAGAAGTCAGAAACTTCACACAGACAGAAATTTCAACAAGCAATACCAGCTTCTTCACCTGATCAAATCAACGTGTCCCCATCCTCCCTTCACATTTGAAGACAACAAAAGGCTTAACCCTGCTGGTTTATTCAGTCTTcaactttctctttcttccagaaCAAGCATTCCAAATATGATGGCTTAATTTCAGACTTGGGTTTTTAGTGTCACTTCCACCACcatataaataaatccaaaatcTCTATACtcatttacaaatatatttacttttcctctccttttctgcaTGATCAAAAGTTGGACTTTTACAAACAAAAGAGGAGGTACTTATCTATCTTCAGGAAAACTAAGGTATTCTCATTGTAACAGGagtcagttttaatttttactcaGTCAACAAGCCCACCTTCACTGTTAAAGTGCTAACTCTGTGGAGCTGAACCTATTTAAACTTAGGCTGAAGGCGGCTACCCTTAAGACACGCTTTTTAAGAATTCCCTATTTTAACTGCACCTCGTATCGTGGTCCGAGCTGAGCATAATCTCGTAGCTTATCCTTATCAAGGCGAGTAGGCACTTCAATAATATCGTGAGTCTGAAGCTTTATAATTTTGAGAAGAGAAGTAAACATGCTTTCTGGAATTATCTGTAGAACCTTTGTAAAAAGAGAGATGAGACAAACACAGTCAGAACATTCTCCAAATAAAAAAATCGTCAACTGAGGAAAGGTAATTATGGAATGAGGCAATTATGTCTCTTCAAATGCCTACCTTTCTTACATAGGAAACCAACTCGCCAGAATAATACTGTGATACACTGAGAAGATCAGGACTGTTGGCTTGATTGATACGAAGAAGTGGCAGGTCAAGAGCAGAAGCAAGCTAGAAACAAAGTTAACATTTTAACTTCACCTTTGCTTTCctaatataaattaaatgcctaaattttcttcctcaggCTCTTAAACTATACCTTGAAGTACTACATTCTTCCTAAACACCAGTGTTACAACATCAGATTTGccaataaaaaaagtaaaatatatacatttttgctaaaatatcagaaaagttCAACAGTCTATAATGCTACATTCCCTGCATTCATTTTCCCTAATCTTATCAGTTATGTgaggtattttctttctgtaattttacCGTTCCTTCTCCATGCTACTTCCTATTCATGTttctatagaaaatattttcatctgatgCCAAATCTTCACCATGACAGAAAAAGAGCATAGCCACCCTATCTTTTGTAATTCCTTCAGTCTCTCCTGATACATATGCAGAGAATTCACCCTTTGGATATGATCTCTCCAGTAAGTAACTGTAATGAGTAGAGCCTGAATGATGAGACTAATTTGTCTAATGGTGGCAATGTCACTGGTTGTATAGACAAACATACAtaactggattttattttctttaaaactaacCTTGAGCTAATGtaataatttaattctaaaatagCTGGATATAGAAAACATTggtaaaaaaagattttaatcaCTTGTGACTTCACAGCCTCAAGGTCTATTTAACAAATGCTCTGGTTAGCAAGTATTAAAgtaccttcattttctttcttacttacCTTTAGAAAAGTAGCTCTGAGTTTAGTTACCATAGATGGACTGACTCTTATGCTTTCCTGCATAATAGATGTAAAGCTGGggtaagaaacaaagaaaatgaatcagcTCTTTCCCCTGAAACGTATTGTCAGCTCTTAATTCATATGTAACTAGCAGCAGCGTGATCCAGAAATGGCACAGGAGATCTGTGAAACTTTACAAAAGGGGAATTTTGGTCTGAAGAGACTGACTAGAAAAAAACTCTATGATAAAGGGGGAGATGGGGCAAAAGAAGGCGGCATCAGTAACAGCCAAACAAACGGAGTAGCAGCTTAGCAAAATCACACCATAGAAAAAGAAgttctgtaacatttttgtctggttttggtTGAAACGAGAACTGGTATCTTGGAGAACACTTGACTATACTAAAGGGTAGAGATAGAAACTTAACAAAATTGTTTTAGTTGGAACAGGGTATAAACTAAAAAGTTATGGTATTACTTAGCCTGCAGCTAACAACATGCCAAGAATGGCTGTTAATTCTTATTCAAGTTGGTTAGAGCAAAATACTCTCAACAACTCATAGAATACTTCCAGTTGGAAGTGTCCTACAAAGGTTATCAAGTCCAACAGTGTTATAAAAAACGTTTACTCATGTTAATTCCTAAAAGTTTCACTAACGATGACTTAGAAGAAAGACCTCTTGCTAGGATACCTGTCAATTAATTGCCACGCGTAAGAAAGATCACCAACTATCTGCATGGTGATCAAGACCTCTTCTTTAATGTTGATAGTTCGGATCATCTGATGAAGAAATCTGCGGGTGTCAGCCAGAAACTGGCAAACTTGCAGATTATTTTCCAGCTGGTGAAACTCTTGGacctgtatttaaaaacaaaaccaaacaaaaaattccCCTTTTTGTCCATTCATCTTTAAAGACGACAACattaataaaatcaataaacTGATCTCTCTCTTCAGGACTATGATACAGTAAAACACTTAACAAATCCTGGCCtactatttttattctgctttccaAATTATCCTCTCTAGCttcaaatgaatttattttcagaatttttaataaaatagtatGTAATGTtgacaaaaaatgtttactaTTGAACTCATTTCTCTGGAAAATCTTACTAATCATCAGTTGTATGTGGCATGGTTTTTCATACAGTATTCCTTATTTTACAATGATGAGGTCTACAGGCAAGTCCTGATGACTGTATATGCAAGACTGTGAGGATCCACAGATTTAACCTATAgttaaaatgaagatttgtcTTGTAATTCATCACTTGTCTCAAGATTTCTTTGCCATACCTCTTCCAATGCCTGTATGAGCTGCACAGtttttctgcctgctgcagtggaATCATCGTAGTTGAGAGACATGATTTGCTTGGAGATTTCTCTGAACCATGCCTGAAGATTTTCTAtgtaagaacaagaaaaattttattaaatctttGCAAGTGCAGTAAACCATAAAGACACCAGGAATGTGCTAGACaataagaagaacaaaaatattcaacaCTATACATACAGGGCATTATTtacaatgttttcattttacttctacAATTCTAGCCTTTCCAGACATAGACTCTTAAAGGAGCAAATGCTTAGGTAAGTGTCACAcggaacattaaaaaaaaacaattatcaaAACAAATTGGCACAATAAAACCTATACAAAGAAGATAAAACCTTTTAAATTATgaatttgtgttttataaatGGTTTTACAACGGTAATTGTGTTGGCAGCtgcaatttctgtgttttagctGGAAGTTTGCTGACATCAAGATGATAGAGAGAAAGAATTCAGTAAGGTAATTCTGCTTTTATATGGAAGAAAGTGATAAAATTGTCTTCATTCTAAATTTAGTTCCACAATAGCTATCACTAATACTGCCCTTACACTGACATGTGGTGTTTGTGATCAAATGAGACAGTGATCTAAAATTCTCATTCTTACATcaactaagggaaaaaaaaaaaaaaaaaaggtttcaaaaaacagagcaagaaatTTGGAAATACAAATTCATGCTTTTAAGTCATTTCATTGGAGAATCTCAAAGATTCGGTGCAGAATAGAAGTAaacaaagctttgaaaaaaatgctgatagAACAAATGCAGTTCATGAccaggaaaagaatgaaaggagACCTTAAAGCAACCCCATATTTAACAGATATGATTTTCCCACTCCTTTGAATATAGAACACAGTAACACTGACTCTGTAACTCTGTTACACATGGAAAAGTGAAATGGCATTTTGTTACCTTACCTAACATCTCTACACAAAtcagtaagagaaaaataatttaaaatatagccATCTAAATATTAGGAATCTAAACACGGCTTACATATAGAACATATGGAAGACAGCCTGTAAGAAATGTCTGTGTCAGCTGAAGGacatgaatttttttttattatcatcagtATTAGCCTcatgaattttctttcagtattcatttagaagtaaaaaaagaaaaatatttttttcccatcactttaatttttattaattaccATTTTTCTCTACTCTTGTAAGAGGTTTAACTCCTGAGAAGACATCAGCGAGTTCAGTCATCCTTTCAGATCCCTCTTTTTTATAGTTCTcccattttgtttgtttttctgacagcATCTGTTTGAACATctattgaaaacaaagcatttggtAAATGAAACTGTCAAGAAGGCAAACtacaataaatgaaatgaaataccGAAAACAGATGGAACTGACTTACAGGGAGTACTAAATAACTTCAAGACCTCACCAgaacatgaaatacaaaatttaaagCATTGAGAAATACAGCCAGTGGGATGTACATATGATGATATAAattaactgaatttaaaaaatatatacgaCAGATATTGTTGGCATTTAGACAGTTATAGAAATATCCAGTGACTTTTTTAGCTTAGAGATGCTAGAAGACTGATCTAATTTTGAGTTATACTTTGCATAGTCATCTCAGCCTATACACAGAAACTCAATTAAAAGAGAATATAATTGAAGTTAAGCATGCTTGTATGTATTTTACCAGATTagtagcacagaattaattggGAGTGTTTTTTACAGACGGCataaatttatatatagatGTAAGAGTTTTCCTAGCAGCTTATCCTCAACATACAAGggctttcttctttgttttaaagaaagcctgGAAAAGGGAAGTATGGGAGGATAAAAAGTTGTGCAGCATTTTCAACACATTTGAGCTTGCTGATTATCATGATATTCAGGCAAAATCAAGTCttcatctctgctctgctgttcagggtaaaacactgaagaaagcagcagcacgtTACCTCTTTCAAAATGAATTCAAATTGAGCTGTATCCAGAAGAAGCTGGAAAAGGATCCTGGGATTGTACCTTGAGTCTGTTAGAATTTGATCCTTTATCTGGCGGAGTCGTTTATTATTCGGATCGCAAGCTGAAAATGGAAGGACAACATTTCTCCACTGTTACAGAATTTGGCCAAGCATTTAAATCTTTGTAAATAGACTCTTTAATAGGTTAatagcaaaaacattttgttctgataTGTCAGTCCCCACTTGTTCTTCATTTACATGGTATCACTGCCCTTCCTTAGAAGAGGGAATAATTAAGGTTTCTGGGGTGCTTAAGCttcattaaaattcttctgCGAGCTTCTGCAAACTAAGCGTGAATTTAGTACTCCTGTCTGAGAAGCCCAGAGATCAGCATTTCTGAGACTGTTACAGAGAACATGTGGAGGTACAACAGAAGATTTCACATACCAAGAAGTCACAAAGACAGCACAGGCATTCAACCAAGGCTATGCCTAAGCAAGTAAGTTCGCAGATCCAAACTCATGTCAGAGACATTATTCAACATTCACTGAGATATTAAAAAGCTGGCTATGGCTTTCATTTTAGTGATACATACAATTCTCACAATGATGCTTCAAGTGATAAGGCACAAGAAGATAACACTCCCAGACTTTTTCTGCAGAATATTATTCAACAGGATCATGACTTCTCAAAGGTTGTTTTTATACCTGTACATGGTTTGCAAGATTTAAGGAAATGCATGTGTGTACATTTCAGCCAAAGATTTTAGGAGACTGTTAACAAAAGAAGAGCTCaacaaaccactgaaaacagtaaattaaattctGCTGACTTCAACAGTAGCACACAGTGAACTTCTTTCAGGACCTAAGACGAAGCACCAGTAGAGCACGACTGACAACTCTGGAATAAAAATCTGGCACGAAGTCTTACCTGTGTCTGCAGTGTGAAGCATCAACCAGCGAATTGTCACGTTGCAGTCTCGTAGGCAATTCAGCAGCTTGGGAATATTGTCCAGCACCAGCTCTTCCCTTAGACAGCCCTCTTTGAGGAACTGCTGCACCTGAGTGTGCACCCGCTCAGTGACCGCAGCGTACCTGCTTGCCTTAGAATACACAATGCTTGTGTCAGTACAATCCTTGCCTCAAAAGGAACGCGTCATGTAAAATACAGCTGGGGCTTCTAAAAATTTAAGTGGTATCAGATCAGGAAAGtgatataaaaaaatcactatcATTTCTAGTAGGCGACATCATCAACTGCAGCTATGTGACAATGAATGCAAAGTGTATTTCAGGATCTTTGCTCTACAAAGGAATGCTTCAAAAATGCAGACTTGTGAACTTCCTATATATTCACTTACATACTTGCTAGAAATCATTCCTAAACATGGTGataagaaagaagacaaaaactaCTTGAAAATGGGATATACTTGTCATGAATTAAGTGCCAGTTCTACTTAGCAAACTCTTTCCCTGAAGACTAACAAGAAATGTCCGCTCATATTCCCTACGTTTAGAAGACAACGTATAACATGGTTCTTCTCATCAGACACTTCTGCGTGGTGTTCTTTTCTGAACACTTTGTTCAAACCCTAAGGAGGCATTTAAACAATCATAAATCCAGCAAAATCCCCCAATTATTGTCTGGTTTTACAAACAGGCCAGTATTATTCACTGTTTTTTaggcacagaaaaataatttcacataaaAACCCAGCAACTACATTGCAACGTTAAGGTATCATTCTTTTAAATCAGGTGGGTTTTCCAGATTATTGTTTGAGGCACAATGCACAACTATTTGGCTGAGTACCACGTTATCAAAATGAATGTATAACTTCTAAAATTTTTACCTATGGAAGACCAAACACCATAGTCAGCTTAAGATATGCCATACTGAACAAGATGGTGTTGAGCGCCAGCATCTATTTTGTCAAGTTGTGACCCAGGAACTTTTAGGGAAAAGGGAATCTTCTAGCCTCTTTTTCCACAAGAGGAAGGGAAACAAGCAATGATGGGCGTACAAGATTTTGAGATCTTGAAGTATATTTAACTCCGTTTTATACAGAAGTTATATTCCCAAAGTATTGTACTAGAATACAATTCAAACAATTGTagacaagagaagaaaaatatagatattAGAGATAGCCACACTGCCTGAAACCTTGctaaaaatactgaatgctGTCTTACATACCTGCTCTTTGACATTTGAAATATCCAGAGTGTAGTTGAGGGCGGTTTTAGCAGCTTTGTAGGGCTCCCATGCTTCTGCTAGATTTACAGTGATTCCCATGTAAATACTGATAACctaagcagaaaacaagcagctgtgtttacaattttatttagaagACATGCTTTTCATTTAGCAACATGAGTAGGGAGTGATATGTTGTAGGTATGAATAGGAGATAACTGTATTTCgttttatttcttcctaccCTGGAGCAAAGAATACAGATATCAAAAAATATAGTTAATTAGTTAATTGAAGCTTAGTTCTGAAAACAAGCTGACAGCTTTTTCAGTCACTGTGTCTGATCCTCTGTCTCTCTTCCGCACTCCTACCCAAGAATTTATgacttccttttcatttctgaatttccaTGTTCCTGTGCACAAAACTGACAAAAGCAAGACTGACTGGGGAACTGACTatgacagagggaaaaaaaaaaaaacaaaaactacatcTAAATTAATCCTACTCTAAGAATGCCCAAAGTGCCAAACAGAAATGTATCGTGTCTTCcattgcaaacacaaacagaaggaaGCTAAGATTCCACACTGATTTTCAAGGAACAAAGAGGAACTGTTTTCAGACCCCCAGACCAAGtttaaatgtgattaaaaattGAATTGTGGTCGGCTTGCAAGTGTTTGTAAGATGCATGATTAAAAATGGAAGTCTTGGGTGACTGACAGATGAAGAATATACAGAGCTTTGGCATTATCAGCTTCATCACACTATCGCTCTAACTGGAGCAAAAAATATTGGTCCATCCTGGAGTGATCACATCTAGGTCACTGTCAACCACTGACCTTTTtgtaaaatgtcaaaaaagaaGCCTGAAGAGGTAAATGAGATGCTGGTCTGCTGATGAGAAGATCCTTCTAATACTGCTGAGATAAAGCTCAGTGTTTCTTGCCGTCAGTTCCTTAAAAGGCTACAGTTCCACTGCTAAGACTGATTTGAAACGCTTCTGTATGATGCGGGTAACTCATCCATATCTGATCACAAGACAGGCGTTGTATTGAAGTAACAGTCTGTACAATGAAGTCAAGTGAATAAAAATGCTGGCATACTCAAAAATTTGAGTTCTCATCCCTAATATAAGCTTAaagtttttcaggaaaaaagggggaaaaaaaacctgatGAGTTGTAATGAGCTTATAGTAAAATAGGCAGCTACTGCAGtttcttcactccttttttcACTGTTCTATTAATGGTACAGaggaataaaatttaaaaccaaTGGATACAcataaatttctattttttttgtgaagtcTGATTCCCTTTGATATAAACTACCCAGAGACTATACTGTTACACGCCAGCCTACTTCAGTAGCATTTTTGTCCAGATTAGGGCTTCTGGTTGGAGATCCTAAATCTTAGCACTGAGATGCACAGAAATGCCCTTTGGATCACTGCATCTTACCAGTCTATAGAATTGCACAGTGACAGGCTTTGATTCTAAGTTATTTGGACAATGGCACGGAATGTGTCCTCAAACTAGTTTTCAAACAACATGTGTGTGTGGGCGATTTGTTGGAGAGCAGGACTGCCATCCAGAGAGGCCTCTACAAATCAGTAGAATTCACCAGCAAAACCAGA comes from Aythya fuligula isolate bAytFul2 chromosome 2, bAytFul2.pri, whole genome shotgun sequence and encodes:
- the WASHC5 gene encoding WASH complex subunit 5, with product MVDFLAENNLCGQAILRIVSCGNAIIAELLRLSEFIPGVFRLKDKADQQKYGDIIFDFSYFKGPEACEGKLEAKPELLDLDEEFRENNIEILTRFYLAFQSVHKYIVDLNRYLDDLNEGIYIQQTLETVLLNEDGKQLLCEALYLYGVMLLVIDQKIEGEVRERMLVSYYRYSAARSSADSNLDDICKLLRSTGYSSQPGAKRPPNYPESYFSRVPISETFISMVIGRLRSDDIYNQVSAYPLPEHRSTALATQAAMLYVILYFDPSILHTQQAKMREIVDKYFPDNWVISIYMGITVNLAEAWEPYKAAKTALNYTLDISNVKEQASRYAAVTERVHTQVQQFLKEGCLREELVLDNIPKLLNCLRDCNVTIRWLMLHTADTACDPNNKRLRQIKDQILTDSRYNPRILFQLLLDTAQFEFILKEMFKQMLSEKQTKWENYKKEGSERMTELADVFSGVKPLTRVEKNENLQAWFREISKQIMSLNYDDSTAAGRKTVQLIQALEEVQEFHQLENNLQVCQFLADTRRFLHQMIRTINIKEEVLITMQIVGDLSYAWQLIDSFTSIMQESIRVSPSMVTKLRATFLKLASALDLPLLRINQANSPDLLSVSQYYSGELVSYVRKVLQIIPESMFTSLLKIIKLQTHDIIEVPTRLDKDKLRDYAQLGPRYEVAKLTHAISIFTEGILMMKTTLVGIIKVDPKQLLEDGIRKELVKRVALALHKGLIFNPRAKPSELMPKLKDMAATMDGFHRSFEYIQDYVNIYGLKIWQEEVSRIINYNVEQECNNFLRTKIQDWQSIYQSTHIPIPKFTPVDESVTFIGRLCREILRITDPKITCYIDQMNTWYDIKTHQEVTNSRLFSEIQDTLGTFGLNGLDRLLCFMIVKELQNFLSMFQKNILRDRTVQDTLKALMNAVSPLKGIIANSNKVYSAAIAKTQKIWTAYLDSIMKVGQMQILRRQITNELNYSCRFDSKHLAAALENLNKAILADIEAHYQNPSLPYPKEDNTLLYEITAYLEAAGIHNPLNKIYITTKRLPYFPTVNFLFLISQFPKLQYNKNLGVVCKRPADQIDWLPLVLGLLTLLKQFHSRYTEQFLTLIGQFIRSTMEQCTSQKIPEMPADVVAALMFLEDYIRYTKLPRKVVEAHVPSFIFDEFRTVL